One part of the Paraburkholderia flagellata genome encodes these proteins:
- a CDS encoding glycosyltransferase family 39 protein, which translates to MNDTPSRLPLNRSAILLLILALAVIWFLPLGWRHLLPSDEGRYAEMAREMFATGDWITPRYNDYKYFEKPPLQTWLNALTFAWFGIGEWQARLYTALTGFAGVLLIGFTGARVFNAATGFFAAVVLACAPYWNLMGHFNTLDMGLSFWMQLTLCALLLAQRPTLPKSHARLWMWVCWAAMAMAVLSKGLVGLILPGAVLVLYTAISRDWALWKRLYLVSGLIVFFAIVSPWFILVQQRNPEFFNFFFIVQQFQRYLTPAQNRPGPFYYFVPVMLVGFLPWLSVSVQSVRHALRAPRQPNGFSPVMLMVVWTVFIFLFFSASHSKLVSYVLPIAPPVALIIGMYLPVMTRAQWKKHLAGYALLAVVLMAGSFVLTRLGDARNPNALYREFQVWVFAAAAVAFVVTMVGLRLNRAKHTPETGARAPALALGTAWLLLATIAGTGHDVFGTLSSGAPLAPAVRAAIAKLPPDTPFYSVGVLDHTMPFYVRHTMTMVEVTDELAFGISEEPQKWVPTIADWEARWKADRYALALIPAKRYEELAAQGLPMQVIARDARRVIVEKPQS; encoded by the coding sequence ATGAACGATACGCCATCGAGGCTACCGCTCAATCGCAGCGCGATCCTGCTCCTGATCCTCGCCCTCGCCGTGATCTGGTTCCTGCCGCTCGGCTGGCGCCACCTGCTGCCGAGCGACGAAGGCCGCTACGCCGAAATGGCGCGCGAAATGTTCGCGACCGGCGACTGGATCACGCCGCGCTACAACGACTACAAGTACTTCGAGAAGCCCCCGCTGCAAACCTGGTTGAACGCGCTCACGTTCGCGTGGTTCGGCATCGGCGAGTGGCAGGCGCGCCTCTACACGGCGCTAACCGGCTTCGCCGGCGTACTGCTGATCGGCTTCACCGGCGCGCGCGTGTTCAACGCCGCCACGGGCTTCTTCGCCGCGGTCGTGCTCGCCTGCGCACCGTACTGGAACCTGATGGGCCACTTCAACACGCTCGACATGGGCCTGTCCTTCTGGATGCAGCTCACGCTGTGCGCACTGCTGCTCGCGCAGCGCCCGACGCTGCCCAAAAGCCACGCGCGCCTCTGGATGTGGGTGTGCTGGGCCGCCATGGCGATGGCGGTGCTCTCCAAGGGCCTGGTCGGCCTGATCCTGCCGGGCGCGGTGCTCGTGCTCTATACGGCGATTTCGCGCGACTGGGCGCTCTGGAAGCGTCTCTACCTCGTGAGCGGCCTGATCGTGTTCTTCGCGATCGTTTCGCCGTGGTTCATCCTCGTGCAGCAGCGCAATCCCGAGTTCTTCAACTTCTTCTTCATCGTCCAGCAGTTCCAGCGCTACCTCACGCCCGCGCAGAACCGTCCCGGCCCGTTCTACTACTTCGTGCCGGTCATGCTGGTGGGCTTCCTGCCGTGGCTTTCGGTGAGCGTGCAGAGTGTGCGCCACGCGCTGCGCGCGCCGCGCCAGCCCAACGGCTTCTCGCCCGTCATGCTGATGGTCGTGTGGACGGTGTTCATTTTCCTGTTCTTCAGCGCGTCGCACTCGAAGCTGGTCTCCTACGTCCTGCCGATCGCGCCGCCCGTTGCGCTCATCATCGGCATGTATCTGCCGGTCATGACGCGTGCGCAGTGGAAGAAGCACCTCGCGGGCTACGCGCTCCTCGCCGTCGTGCTGATGGCGGGCTCGTTCGTGCTCACGCGGCTTGGCGACGCGCGCAACCCCAACGCGCTCTACCGCGAGTTCCAGGTGTGGGTGTTCGCCGCAGCCGCGGTGGCCTTCGTCGTCACGATGGTCGGCCTGCGCCTGAACCGCGCGAAGCATACGCCCGAAACCGGCGCGCGCGCGCCAGCGCTCGCGCTCGGCACGGCGTGGCTGCTGCTCGCGACCATCGCGGGCACGGGCCACGACGTGTTCGGCACGCTGAGTTCCGGCGCGCCGCTCGCGCCCGCCGTGCGCGCCGCGATTGCGAAGCTGCCGCCCGACACGCCGTTCTACTCGGTTGGCGTGCTCGACCACACCATGCCCTTCTACGTGCGCCACACCATGACGATGGTCGAGGTCACCGACGAGCTTGCCTTCGGAATCTCCGAGGAACCGCAAAAATGGGTGCCGACCATCGCCGACTGGGAAGCGCGCTGGAAAGCTGACCGCTACGCGCTCGCGCTGATTCCGGCGAAGCGCTACGAAGAACTGGCTGCGCAGGGCCTGCCGATGCAGGTGATCGCCCGCGACGCGCGGCGCGTGATCGTCGAGAAACCGCAATCCTGA
- a CDS encoding SMR family transporter produces the protein MNPISLICILAGVGLNACAQLLLKAGVNAVGHFEFSRANILPIGLKLATQVPILGGLTCYVFSVVVWIVGLSRVDVSIAYPMLSLGYVVNAFAAWYLFGEVLSVQRLVGIGIILIGVFVLARS, from the coding sequence ATGAATCCGATTTCCCTGATCTGCATCCTCGCCGGCGTCGGCCTGAACGCGTGCGCGCAACTGTTGCTGAAAGCGGGTGTCAATGCCGTTGGACACTTCGAATTCAGCCGTGCGAACATCTTGCCCATTGGCCTGAAGCTCGCGACGCAAGTGCCGATTCTCGGCGGCCTCACTTGCTACGTGTTCAGCGTGGTCGTGTGGATCGTCGGGCTCTCGCGCGTGGACGTCTCGATTGCCTACCCGATGCTCTCGCTCGGCTACGTGGTCAACGCGTTCGCGGCGTGGTATCTGTTCGGCGAGGTGCTGAGCGTGCAGCGGCTCGTAGGCATCGGCATCATCCTGATCGGCGTGTTCGTGCTCGCGCGCAGCTAA